A genomic segment from Halomonas sp. GD1P12 encodes:
- a CDS encoding phosphoheptose isomerase, which translates to MDFQSRILSHFNSSIDTKTYASEVLPPFIEVASQMMVQCLVNEGKILACGNGGSAGDSQHFSAELLNRFERERPSLPALALTTDTSTLTSIANDYSYNEVFSKQIRALGQPGDILLAISTSGNSANIVQAIQAAHDRDMAVVALTGRDGGDMASLLGQDDCEIRVPATSTARIQEVHLLAIHCLCDLIDEQLFGGGA; encoded by the coding sequence ATGGACTTTCAATCCCGAATTTTGAGCCACTTCAATTCAAGCATTGATACCAAAACCTACGCCAGCGAAGTGCTGCCGCCGTTCATCGAAGTCGCCAGCCAAATGATGGTCCAGTGCCTGGTCAACGAGGGCAAGATTCTTGCCTGCGGCAACGGCGGCAGCGCCGGCGATAGCCAGCACTTCTCGGCAGAGCTTTTAAACCGCTTCGAGCGTGAACGCCCGAGCCTTCCGGCGCTGGCGCTGACCACCGACACCTCCACGCTCACCTCGATCGCCAACGACTATAGCTACAACGAAGTCTTCTCCAAGCAGATTCGGGCGCTGGGCCAACCCGGCGATATACTGCTGGCAATTTCGACCAGCGGTAATTCTGCCAACATCGTCCAGGCGATCCAGGCGGCTCATGATCGCGACATGGCGGTGGTCGCGCTGACCGGGCGCGACGGCGGCGACATGGCCTCGCTTTTGGGCCAGGACGACTGTGAAATCCGCGTGCCGGCCACCTCGACCGCGCGCATCCAGGAGGTACATCTGCTGGCGATCCACTGCCTGTGCGATCTCATCGACGAGCAGCTATTCGGCGGCGGCGCTTAG
- the rsmI gene encoding 16S rRNA (cytidine(1402)-2'-O)-methyltransferase, with translation MSYQPPGTLYVVATPIGNLEDLTPRAARILESVSRIAAEDTRHSARLLSHLGISKPLLSLHEHNEAHRVDTLDAYLEAGESIALISDAGTPLISDPGFILVRALRSRNRHIVPIPGVCALTAALSGAGLPTDRFIFAGFLPAKAGARRQVLENYQKREETLVFYESPHRIAATLEALAEQMPERPIVLARELTKTFETFLQGVASELLDILAADPNQARGEFVVMIGGAPAAREVREQSIDDETLLKTLLDEGVGVKQGAAIAANLLGGRKKEWYARLQMMKPDS, from the coding sequence ATGAGCTACCAGCCTCCGGGCACATTGTACGTGGTTGCCACGCCAATTGGGAATTTGGAGGACCTGACGCCGCGTGCCGCCCGGATTCTTGAAAGCGTATCGCGCATCGCCGCCGAGGACACCCGGCACAGCGCAAGGCTTTTAAGTCACTTGGGGATCAGCAAGCCTCTGCTGTCGCTTCACGAGCACAACGAAGCGCACCGGGTAGACACGCTCGACGCCTATCTCGAAGCCGGCGAAAGTATCGCCTTGATCAGCGATGCCGGAACGCCCCTGATCAGTGACCCGGGGTTCATTCTGGTAAGAGCGCTGCGTTCGCGCAACCGCCATATCGTCCCCATTCCCGGGGTGTGTGCGCTGACGGCCGCGCTTAGCGGGGCGGGGCTACCCACCGACCGCTTCATCTTCGCCGGTTTTTTGCCCGCCAAGGCCGGCGCCCGGCGCCAGGTGTTGGAGAACTACCAAAAGCGCGAAGAGACGCTGGTGTTCTACGAATCCCCTCACCGGATAGCGGCCACCCTCGAGGCGCTCGCCGAGCAGATGCCAGAGCGTCCCATCGTGCTGGCCCGTGAGCTGACCAAAACGTTCGAGACCTTCTTGCAGGGGGTGGCATCAGAGCTTCTCGATATTCTGGCCGCAGACCCCAATCAGGCGCGCGGCGAGTTCGTGGTCATGATCGGCGGCGCGCCGGCAGCACGCGAGGTGCGCGAGCAGAGCATCGACGACGAAACGCTTTTGAAAACGCTGCTCGATGAGGGCGTGGGCGTCAAGCAGGGCGCGGCGATTGCAGCGAACCTTCTAGGCGGGCGCAAGAAAGAGTGGTACGCGCGGCTTCAAATGATGAAACCCGACTCATAA
- a CDS encoding UDP-N-acetylmuramoyl-tripeptide--D-alanyl-D-alanine ligase, giving the protein MQWSSQRVAKALNVTLADDFPACSFSGVTTDTRQVIPGALFVALRGERFDGHDFLAQALEQGAAAALVETPIESALPQIVCADTRLALGLLGRAQRQQFAHPLVAVTGNSGKTTVKEMTAALLAPLGPVLATQGNLNNDFGAPLTLLRLAPEHRAAVVELGANHLGEIAWTSRLAAPEVAIITNVTGAHVGEFGGLGQIAQAKSEILLGLSPAGIAVLNAEDHYFLTWAALAPGPVVSYAVEAEADVCARALSCDSQGRYAFTLVQNGASLGEVQLKLAGKHNVSNALAAAAAALAVGVAPKRVVEALCAFAPLKGRLSVMGGPSGTTLLDDTYNANPGAMKVALETLMRFPGPHWFAMGAMGELGEESEALHIEVGRFARALGVDTLLTCGDAARAASDAFGRGHHFDDHETLARHLINTLPPNATLLVKGSRSAGMERVIAALLG; this is encoded by the coding sequence ATGCAGTGGAGCTCACAGCGAGTCGCCAAGGCGCTCAACGTCACGCTTGCCGATGACTTTCCGGCGTGCTCGTTTTCGGGCGTCACTACCGATACGCGCCAAGTCATTCCTGGCGCGCTTTTCGTAGCGCTCAGAGGCGAGCGTTTCGACGGCCATGACTTTCTGGCGCAAGCGCTGGAGCAGGGCGCCGCGGCGGCGCTGGTCGAGACACCCATCGAGAGCGCGCTGCCCCAGATCGTCTGCGCCGACACGCGCCTGGCGCTGGGGCTTTTGGGTCGCGCGCAGCGCCAGCAATTTGCCCATCCTCTGGTGGCCGTCACTGGCAACAGCGGCAAGACCACGGTCAAGGAGATGACGGCAGCGCTGCTTGCTCCGCTCGGCCCGGTGCTGGCAACCCAGGGCAATCTGAACAACGACTTTGGCGCGCCGCTGACGCTTCTGCGCCTGGCCCCCGAGCATCGGGCAGCGGTGGTGGAACTCGGCGCCAATCATCTGGGTGAGATCGCCTGGACCAGCCGGCTCGCCGCGCCGGAGGTTGCCATCATCACCAACGTGACCGGCGCGCACGTCGGCGAATTTGGCGGCCTGGGGCAGATCGCCCAAGCCAAAAGCGAAATTCTGCTCGGGCTCTCGCCCGCGGGTATTGCCGTGCTTAACGCCGAGGATCACTACTTCTTGACCTGGGCGGCGCTCGCTCCTGGGCCGGTGGTGAGCTACGCCGTCGAGGCTGAGGCGGATGTCTGCGCCCGGGCTCTTTCCTGCGACTCGCAAGGGCGGTATGCTTTCACGCTTGTTCAAAACGGTGCTTCGCTTGGCGAGGTGCAGCTCAAGCTTGCCGGCAAGCACAACGTCAGCAATGCCCTGGCCGCCGCCGCCGCCGCGCTTGCCGTGGGAGTGGCACCCAAACGCGTCGTCGAGGCGCTGTGCGCTTTTGCGCCGCTGAAAGGGCGGCTTAGTGTCATGGGAGGGCCAAGCGGCACGACTCTTCTGGACGACACCTACAACGCCAACCCGGGGGCGATGAAGGTCGCACTCGAGACGCTCATGCGCTTTCCCGGCCCACACTGGTTTGCCATGGGGGCGATGGGCGAGCTTGGCGAAGAAAGCGAGGCGCTTCACATTGAGGTTGGCCGCTTTGCGCGAGCGCTGGGGGTCGATACGCTGCTGACCTGCGGCGACGCCGCGCGTGCAGCGAGCGATGCCTTTGGTCGCGGGCACCACTTCGACGACCACGAGACGCTTGCGCGTCATCTTATTAATACGCTGCCGCCCAACGCCACGCTGTTGGTGAAAGGGTCACGCAGTGCGGGCATGGAACGCGTCATCGCCGCGCTGCTCGGTTGA
- the ftsL gene encoding cell division protein FtsL, producing MLDRIDYWWSVMRSEWPFKLRLRAWPLIIAALFLACLLTALAVVVTTHMTRTQFAQLQRLEQEKNQLQTEWGQLLLEEGAWSTPARVEQIATERLEMRIPDVDDVEVIRP from the coding sequence ATGCTGGATCGAATCGATTACTGGTGGTCTGTCATGCGCAGCGAATGGCCGTTCAAGCTGCGCCTGCGCGCGTGGCCGCTGATCATTGCCGCGCTGTTTCTGGCCTGTCTGCTGACCGCCCTGGCCGTGGTGGTGACCACCCACATGACGCGTACCCAGTTCGCCCAGCTCCAGCGTCTGGAGCAGGAGAAGAACCAGCTGCAAACCGAGTGGGGCCAGCTGCTGCTCGAAGAGGGCGCCTGGTCGACGCCGGCCCGGGTCGAGCAGATCGCCACCGAGCGTCTTGAAATGCGCATTCCCGATGTAGACGATGTCGAGGTGATTCGGCCATGA
- a CDS encoding penicillin-binding protein activator, with product MKRSLRGLLATAFTALLISGCAIQQPGGVDRISDEDAGRLLSQAEQQGPEQASLSRLEAATILAGQGQREAAFDAAAAVDEASLSERDRVRWALLYSELARALDDPRAVLRATQVLDDELPMQGNEQQTLRERAQWARQAMDEPGRVQATLPALEGEDIRRIMVALPQSGPLSSVADTISNAMREHNKVRGQGVELTFIDSSQYSTDELYSRAQQMNAQLIVGPLDKEDVTQLEQRASVPLPTLALNYGSSAQNQAAGLFQYGLSAEDEARQVARRAYQDGRRQIAVMVPDNDWGRRVGEAFWNEFHQLGGEVPNAVRYNPSNDVSSAVETALNVSGGRAQLGDTDGLFLLALPEYARQVPPMMDFYYAQKLPIYATSHLHEGTQERRLNQDLDDVMFVDIPWQIPDAAVGGAEALPFYSSYQALHGEGDASLFRLQAMGVDALELATHLSDLSSLQGFNGSTGTLSIAGDGRIYRELPWARFQNGRPAPILSPGLLGDE from the coding sequence ATGAAACGTTCACTCCGTGGCCTGCTCGCCACCGCCTTTACGGCTTTACTGATCAGCGGCTGTGCCATTCAACAGCCCGGCGGTGTCGACCGCATATCCGACGAAGACGCCGGGCGGCTGTTGAGCCAGGCCGAACAACAGGGCCCCGAGCAGGCCTCGCTGAGCCGGCTCGAAGCCGCCACCATTCTGGCAGGCCAGGGCCAGCGTGAAGCGGCGTTCGACGCCGCTGCTGCGGTGGACGAAGCGAGCCTGTCCGAGCGCGACCGGGTACGCTGGGCACTGCTTTACTCTGAACTCGCTCGGGCACTCGACGACCCACGCGCGGTACTGCGCGCAACGCAAGTGCTGGATGACGAGCTACCGATGCAGGGTAATGAGCAGCAAACCCTGCGCGAGCGGGCACAGTGGGCCCGCCAGGCAATGGACGAGCCGGGCCGTGTTCAGGCCACCCTGCCGGCACTGGAGGGCGAAGACATTCGCCGAATCATGGTCGCACTACCCCAGTCCGGACCACTCAGTAGCGTTGCCGACACCATCAGTAACGCCATGCGCGAGCACAACAAGGTTCGCGGCCAGGGCGTCGAGCTGACCTTCATCGACTCCTCGCAGTACTCCACTGACGAGCTTTACAGCCGCGCCCAGCAAATGAACGCCCAGTTGATCGTCGGCCCGCTGGACAAGGAAGACGTTACCCAACTCGAGCAGCGCGCGAGCGTTCCGCTTCCGACGCTGGCGCTGAACTACGGCAGCAGCGCACAAAACCAGGCCGCGGGCCTTTTCCAGTACGGCTTGTCCGCTGAAGACGAAGCCCGCCAGGTAGCGCGGCGCGCCTATCAGGACGGTCGCCGCCAAATAGCGGTCATGGTGCCGGACAACGATTGGGGCCGCCGCGTGGGCGAGGCCTTCTGGAACGAGTTCCACCAACTGGGCGGCGAAGTACCCAACGCCGTGCGCTATAACCCGAGCAACGACGTCTCAAGCGCGGTGGAAACGGCACTGAACGTCAGCGGCGGTCGCGCTCAGCTGGGTGACACCGATGGGCTATTCTTGCTCGCGTTGCCCGAGTACGCCCGCCAGGTGCCGCCGATGATGGACTTCTATTACGCTCAGAAGCTGCCGATCTACGCCACCTCGCACCTGCACGAAGGCACCCAGGAGCGGCGCTTGAATCAGGATCTCGATGACGTGATGTTCGTCGACATCCCGTGGCAAATTCCGGACGCTGCGGTGGGCGGAGCCGAAGCGCTGCCCTTCTACTCGAGCTACCAGGCGCTTCACGGCGAAGGCGACGCCTCGCTGTTCCGCCTTCAGGCGATGGGCGTCGATGCGCTCGAGCTTGCTACGCACCTGTCCGATCTCTCCTCCCTTCAAGGCTTCAACGGCAGCACCGGCACGCTGTCGATCGCCGGCGACGGACGTATTTACCGCGAACTGCCCTGGGCGCGCTTCCAGAACGGCCGCCCCGCGCCGATTCTGTCGCCGGGACTTTTGGGTGACGAATAA
- a CDS encoding UDP-N-acetylmuramoyl-L-alanyl-D-glutamate--2,6-diaminopimelate ligase, with protein MTSSPARLWEALTKGWPPQQLPSALPALADEFCITSDSRAIKSGDVFVAVPGSARDGREFIDAALEQGAALVLAQADGPSVHLEGQVLHLPHLSRRLGEFGRALFAVPGGLDLIGVTGTNGKSSVTHYIAALSEQLNTPAGVIGTLGTGRLDRLSDSGLTTPGPLALQHALSKLAQSGARRVALEASSHALDQGRLDGCPISVGVFTNLSRDHLDYHGSMAAYAASKAKLFRRSEITLAVVNAADPLTRLMLAGLEKGVRVLAVGEDQACTLRVVGWHPHALGQNALIATPDGEKTLELGLMGRFNLDNVLLAIATLYGLGEPLEALFDAAGRLAPVPGRMALLKEQGAPSVVIDYAHTPDALGAALGALGEHLGDAGKLWCVFGCGGERDTGKRAEMARVAESLADHCVITDDNPRGEPADVIRRMIIEGFSENASFREVGDRRAAIAEVVAQASPQDVVLIAGKGHEPYQEIDGVRHAYRDDLEVQKALAARGVR; from the coding sequence ATGACGTCCAGCCCCGCCCGCCTTTGGGAGGCGTTGACCAAAGGATGGCCGCCTCAGCAGCTGCCATCGGCGCTGCCGGCGCTTGCCGATGAGTTTTGCATCACCAGCGACTCCCGCGCGATCAAAAGCGGCGACGTATTCGTCGCGGTGCCCGGCAGCGCCCGGGATGGCCGCGAGTTTATCGACGCAGCGCTCGAGCAGGGCGCGGCGCTGGTACTCGCCCAGGCCGATGGCCCGAGCGTGCATCTGGAAGGCCAGGTGCTGCATCTTCCGCATCTGTCGCGCCGGCTGGGTGAGTTTGGTCGAGCGCTCTTTGCCGTACCCGGCGGGCTCGACCTCATTGGCGTGACCGGCACCAACGGCAAAAGCTCGGTGACCCACTACATTGCCGCACTCAGCGAACAGCTGAACACACCAGCGGGGGTGATCGGTACGCTCGGCACCGGTCGGCTCGACCGTTTGAGCGATAGCGGCCTCACCACCCCGGGGCCGCTGGCGCTCCAGCACGCGCTATCAAAGCTTGCCCAAAGCGGCGCCCGGCGCGTGGCGCTGGAGGCGTCGTCCCACGCGCTCGATCAGGGGCGCCTCGACGGCTGTCCGATCAGCGTCGGCGTGTTCACCAACCTGAGCCGCGATCATCTGGATTATCACGGCAGCATGGCCGCCTACGCGGCGTCCAAGGCCAAACTTTTTCGTCGCTCCGAGATTACTCTCGCCGTGGTCAACGCCGCAGACCCGCTGACCCGGCTCATGCTGGCCGGGCTTGAAAAAGGCGTGCGCGTGCTGGCGGTGGGTGAAGATCAGGCCTGCACGCTGCGCGTCGTGGGCTGGCATCCCCACGCGCTGGGGCAGAACGCCCTGATTGCTACGCCGGACGGCGAAAAGACGCTCGAGCTTGGCCTGATGGGGCGATTCAACCTCGACAACGTGCTGCTCGCCATCGCCACGCTCTATGGTTTGGGCGAGCCGCTGGAGGCGCTGTTCGACGCCGCCGGCCGGCTTGCGCCGGTGCCCGGTCGCATGGCGCTGCTCAAGGAGCAGGGCGCCCCGAGCGTGGTCATCGACTACGCCCATACCCCGGATGCCCTCGGCGCCGCCCTCGGCGCGCTTGGTGAGCACCTGGGCGATGCCGGCAAGCTCTGGTGCGTCTTTGGCTGCGGCGGCGAGCGCGATACCGGCAAGCGCGCGGAAATGGCGCGCGTCGCTGAATCTCTCGCCGATCACTGCGTCATCACCGATGACAATCCGCGCGGCGAGCCCGCCGACGTCATCCGCCGGATGATCATCGAAGGCTTTAGCGAGAACGCCTCGTTTCGCGAGGTGGGCGATCGTCGCGCCGCCATTGCGGAGGTGGTCGCCCAGGCCAGCCCCCAGGATGTCGTTTTGATCGCCGGTAAAGGGCACGAGCCTTACCAGGAGATCGACGGCGTGCGTCATGCTTACCGCGACGATCTCGAGGTGCAAAAGGCGCTGGCCGCTCGAGGCGTGCGCTGA
- a CDS encoding YraN family protein: protein MTNKPQTARRRGAATEQLAARWLEERGLTLVSANYQIKGGELDLIMRDGDTLVFVEVKHRATTRSGHPLETITAQKQRRLIRAASLYLARTAVSTPCRFDILAITGHPPALEFHWEKAAFDAY, encoded by the coding sequence GTGACGAATAAGCCGCAAACCGCGCGCCGTCGCGGTGCCGCCACCGAGCAGCTTGCGGCTCGGTGGCTCGAAGAGCGAGGCTTGACGCTTGTCAGCGCGAACTATCAGATCAAGGGCGGCGAGCTCGATTTGATCATGCGAGATGGCGACACGCTGGTATTTGTCGAGGTCAAGCACCGCGCCACGACGCGAAGCGGCCACCCGCTCGAAACCATCACGGCACAAAAGCAGCGCCGCCTGATTCGGGCGGCGTCGCTCTATTTAGCGCGCACGGCTGTCTCGACACCCTGTCGTTTTGATATTCTAGCGATCACCGGTCATCCACCTGCTCTCGAGTTTCATTGGGAGAAGGCGGCGTTTGACGCATACTGA
- the mraY gene encoding phospho-N-acetylmuramoyl-pentapeptide-transferase gives MLLHLANFLAQYQSAFQVFNYLTLRIILAAITALMICLWLGPWVIRRLVEGQIGQAVRDDGPQSHLSKAGTPTMGGVMILMSIAISTLVWGDLTNYYVWVVLAVTLGFGAIGWVDDYRKVVEKNPRGLPARWKYFWQSVVGLGAALILYLNATSAAETSLLLPLVKDFALPLGLFYIVLTYFVIVGSSNAVNLTDGLDGLAIMPTVLVAMGLAVFAYASGNAVFANYLHIPFILGTGEIAVFCATIAGAGLGFLWFNTYPAQVFMGDVGALALGAALGVVAVIVRQEIVLFIMGGIFVVETLSVILQVGSFKLTGRRIFRMAPLHHHYELKGWPEPRVIVRFWIITVVLVLLGLATLKVR, from the coding sequence ATGTTACTTCATCTGGCGAACTTTTTAGCTCAATACCAAAGCGCCTTTCAGGTTTTCAACTACCTCACGCTTCGCATCATTCTTGCCGCCATCACCGCGCTGATGATCTGCCTGTGGCTTGGTCCCTGGGTCATTCGCCGGCTCGTCGAGGGCCAGATCGGCCAGGCGGTGCGCGACGATGGTCCACAGTCGCACCTCTCCAAGGCCGGTACGCCCACCATGGGCGGGGTCATGATTTTGATGTCGATCGCCATCAGCACGCTGGTGTGGGGCGATCTGACCAACTACTACGTGTGGGTGGTGCTGGCGGTGACGCTGGGCTTCGGCGCGATTGGTTGGGTCGATGACTACCGCAAGGTCGTGGAAAAAAATCCCCGGGGCTTGCCCGCGCGCTGGAAATATTTCTGGCAGTCGGTGGTGGGCCTGGGCGCGGCCCTGATTCTCTATCTCAATGCCACCAGCGCCGCCGAGACCAGCCTGTTACTGCCGCTGGTCAAGGATTTTGCGCTGCCGCTGGGGCTTTTCTATATCGTGCTGACCTATTTCGTCATCGTCGGCAGCTCCAACGCGGTCAACCTGACCGATGGCCTGGATGGTTTGGCGATCATGCCGACGGTGCTCGTCGCCATGGGGCTGGCGGTGTTTGCGTATGCCAGCGGCAACGCGGTGTTCGCCAACTATCTGCATATTCCCTTCATTCTCGGCACCGGTGAAATCGCGGTGTTCTGCGCCACCATCGCCGGTGCCGGGCTTGGCTTTCTGTGGTTCAACACCTATCCCGCCCAAGTTTTCATGGGCGACGTAGGGGCGCTTGCGCTGGGCGCTGCGCTGGGCGTGGTCGCGGTGATCGTGCGCCAGGAGATCGTGCTGTTCATCATGGGCGGGATCTTCGTGGTCGAAACGCTCTCGGTCATCCTGCAGGTGGGCTCGTTCAAGCTCACCGGCCGGCGCATTTTCCGCATGGCGCCGCTTCATCACCACTACGAGCTCAAGGGCTGGCCGGAGCCGCGCGTGATCGTGCGCTTCTGGATCATTACCGTGGTGCTGGTGCTGTTGGGGCTTGCCACCCTCAAGGTGCGCTAG
- a CDS encoding peptidoglycan D,D-transpeptidase FtsI family protein: protein MNQRRRGGSSRQHPVAPPLAGGRFLFILILVALAACVLVGRITLLQVIDRPFLQSQGDARTLRHEVIPSHRGMITDRNGEPLAISTPVVTLWANPQELPSDGIQRVMLAQALGMSLDDFEARVERYDSREFMYLRRQMTPEAAQRILDLRTPGVYQQREYKRYYPAGEVAAQLLGVTNVDDVGQEGLELAYQPFLAGHPGQRRVLNDRRGRLVRELGVISDAQPGGELTLSIDQRIQYMAYRELRAAVAENEADGGVLVTMDVRTGEVLAMANLPSYNPNNRAGLDPRGLRNQALVDVFEPGSVMKPLAMAAVLESGVVDRDVVIDTSPGWMRIDRFTIRDVSNHGKLTLAGILEKSSNIGMSKLALQLDDTAIWEKYNQLGFGQSPGTGFPGESTGSLPAPVRWSRSERAALSYGYGLSASAVQLASAYTALANDGVRMPPSILRLSEPPQGIPAIQPSVANDLLDILESSVGPDSGGRRARVEGYRVGGKTGTVRKTGQQGYAENAYRSVFAGIAPISDPRIVTVVMIDHPRAGQFYGGAVAAPVFSSVTGNALRLLDVPPDYEVQ, encoded by the coding sequence ATGAATCAACGCCGCCGGGGAGGCTCGTCCCGACAGCACCCCGTAGCGCCGCCGCTGGCGGGCGGGCGCTTTCTGTTCATTTTGATTCTGGTGGCGCTGGCCGCCTGCGTGCTGGTCGGGCGCATCACGCTTTTACAGGTCATTGATCGGCCCTTTTTGCAAAGCCAGGGCGATGCGCGCACGCTGCGCCACGAAGTGATCCCCTCCCACCGCGGCATGATCACCGATCGAAACGGCGAGCCGCTGGCGATCTCGACGCCCGTGGTGACACTTTGGGCCAACCCTCAGGAGCTGCCATCGGATGGCATTCAGCGCGTCATGCTCGCCCAGGCACTGGGGATGAGCCTTGATGATTTCGAGGCGCGCGTCGAGCGTTACGATAGCCGCGAGTTCATGTATCTTCGCCGCCAGATGACGCCGGAGGCGGCCCAGCGTATTCTCGATCTGCGCACCCCCGGCGTGTATCAGCAGCGCGAGTACAAGCGCTACTATCCGGCCGGCGAAGTCGCCGCCCAGCTTCTGGGCGTGACCAACGTCGACGATGTGGGCCAGGAAGGCCTCGAGCTTGCTTACCAGCCCTTTTTGGCTGGCCACCCGGGCCAGCGCCGCGTGCTCAACGACCGGCGCGGACGGCTGGTGCGCGAGCTTGGTGTGATCAGCGACGCTCAGCCCGGCGGCGAGCTGACCCTCTCCATCGACCAGCGCATCCAGTACATGGCCTATCGCGAACTGCGCGCGGCAGTGGCGGAGAACGAAGCCGACGGCGGCGTGCTGGTGACCATGGACGTGCGCACCGGCGAAGTGCTGGCGATGGCCAACCTGCCGTCCTACAACCCCAACAACCGCGCCGGGCTCGACCCCCGTGGGCTACGCAACCAGGCGCTGGTCGACGTGTTCGAACCCGGCTCGGTCATGAAGCCTTTGGCCATGGCGGCGGTGCTGGAGAGTGGCGTGGTGGATCGTGACGTGGTGATCGACACCTCCCCTGGCTGGATGCGTATCGACCGCTTCACCATTCGCGACGTCAGCAACCACGGCAAGCTCACTCTGGCCGGCATTCTGGAAAAATCTTCCAACATCGGGATGTCGAAGCTCGCGCTCCAGCTCGACGACACCGCGATCTGGGAAAAATATAACCAGCTTGGCTTTGGCCAGAGCCCGGGCACCGGCTTTCCCGGCGAGTCCACGGGCAGCCTGCCGGCGCCGGTGCGCTGGTCGCGCAGCGAGCGCGCCGCGCTCTCCTACGGGTACGGGCTGTCGGCCTCGGCGGTGCAGCTCGCCAGCGCCTATACCGCGCTTGCCAACGACGGCGTGCGCATGCCGCCTTCGATTCTGCGCCTCTCCGAGCCGCCCCAGGGCATTCCGGCGATTCAGCCAAGCGTTGCCAACGATCTGCTCGACATTCTGGAAAGCTCCGTCGGGCCTGATTCCGGCGGGCGCCGTGCCCGGGTCGAAGGGTATCGGGTCGGCGGCAAGACCGGCACGGTGCGCAAGACCGGCCAGCAGGGCTATGCCGAAAACGCTTACCGCAGTGTGTTCGCCGGCATTGCGCCAATTTCCGACCCGCGCATCGTCACGGTAGTGATGATCGATCATCCGCGGGCCGGGCAGTTCTATGGCGGCGCGGTCGCCGCGCCGGTTTTCTCCAGCGTCACCGGTAACGCCTTGCGCCTGCTCGACGTGCCGCCCGATTACGAAGTGCAATAG
- the rsmH gene encoding 16S rRNA (cytosine(1402)-N(4))-methyltransferase RsmH, giving the protein MSSVSQPVSDFRHTSVLLDGAVDTLVHQTDGVYLDGTFGRGGHSRLILSRLDENGRLLAMDRDPQAIAAAAEIDDPRFAITRREFARLGEYAKELGLHGKLAGILLDVGVSSPQLDDPERGFSFMRNGPLDMRMDPTQGESAADFLARASEADIAHVFKALGEERFGKRLARAVVTRRAEKPFTHTLDLAEVLKAAHPAWEKGRHPATKAFQGLRIHLNGELDQLDAALEAALEALAPGGHLVVISFHSLEDRRVKRFIRHHVRGDNDLPRGVPIRDDQINRRLEALNKGVRPSEDEVAQNPRARSAVMRAAKKRG; this is encoded by the coding sequence ATGTCCTCTGTAAGCCAGCCCGTTTCCGACTTTCGCCACACCAGCGTGTTGCTGGACGGCGCGGTCGATACCCTCGTTCATCAAACCGACGGTGTCTATCTGGACGGGACCTTTGGCCGCGGTGGCCATTCGCGCCTGATTCTTTCACGCCTCGATGAGAACGGCCGGCTTCTGGCCATGGACCGCGACCCGCAGGCGATCGCTGCCGCCGCCGAGATCGACGACCCACGCTTTGCGATCACCCGGCGCGAGTTCGCTCGCCTTGGCGAGTACGCCAAAGAGCTCGGCCTTCACGGCAAGCTCGCCGGCATCCTGTTGGATGTCGGCGTGTCGTCGCCACAGCTCGACGACCCGGAGCGCGGTTTTAGCTTCATGCGAAACGGCCCGCTCGACATGCGCATGGATCCGACCCAAGGCGAAAGCGCAGCGGATTTTCTGGCGCGCGCCAGCGAAGCCGATATCGCTCACGTGTTCAAGGCTCTCGGCGAGGAGCGCTTTGGCAAGCGTTTGGCGCGTGCGGTCGTGACCCGCCGCGCGGAAAAACCCTTTACCCATACTCTCGATCTGGCCGAGGTGCTCAAGGCCGCCCACCCCGCCTGGGAGAAAGGGCGCCACCCCGCGACCAAGGCCTTCCAGGGGTTGCGGATTCACTTGAACGGCGAGCTCGATCAGCTCGACGCCGCGCTCGAGGCGGCGCTCGAGGCGCTGGCGCCGGGTGGGCACCTGGTGGTGATCAGCTTTCACTCGCTCGAGGACCGCCGGGTCAAACGCTTCATTCGCCACCACGTGCGCGGCGATAACGACCTGCCCCGCGGCGTGCCGATTCGTGACGATCAGATCAATCGGCGGCTCGAGGCGCTCAACAAGGGCGTGCGGCCAAGCGAGGACGAAGTGGCGCAGAATCCGCGCGCGCGAAGCGCCGTCATGCGGGCGGCCAAAAAGCGAGGCTAG